In Spinacia oleracea cultivar Varoflay chromosome 5, BTI_SOV_V1, whole genome shotgun sequence, a single window of DNA contains:
- the LOC110780032 gene encoding non-specific lipid-transfer protein precursor: protein MASSAVIKLACAVLLCIVVAAPYAEAGITCGMVSSKLAPCIGYLKGGPLGGGCCGGIKALNAAAATTPDRKTACNCLKSAANAIKGINYGKAAGLPGMCGVHIPYAISPSTNCNAVH, encoded by the exons ATGGCTAGCTCCGCTGTTATCAAGTTAGCTTGTGCAGTCCTGTTGTGCATCGTGGTCGCTGCACCATACGCTGAAGCAGGTATAACTTGTGGGATGGTTTCAAGCAAACTTGCTCCTTGCATTGGGTACCTTAAAGGAGGCCCCTTGGGCGGTGGTTGCTGTGGTGGAATTAAGGCCCTGAACGCGGCAGCTGCCACCACTCCTGACAGGAAAACTGCATGCAATTGCCTCAAAAGTGCTGCTAATGCCATTAAGGGAATCAACTACGGAAAGGCTGCTGGTCTCCCTGGTATGTGTGGCGTCCATATTCCCTACGCCATTAGCCCCAGCACCAACTGCAACGC CGTCCACTAA